A single region of the Lotus japonicus ecotype B-129 chromosome 4, LjGifu_v1.2 genome encodes:
- the LOC130714407 gene encoding plant UBX domain-containing protein 2, producing the protein MGDMKDKVKGFMKKVNNPFTSSSSGKFKGQGRVLGSSSSSSSSSAPINPNRNPTPRLTPTQNPNPNSKPRPASTTNHEPSPQKTNRNPGDGFDPFDSLVTSSNRSQNGYSLNVYECPICKQPFRSEEEVSEHVDTCLSTPAEGDCEKGVSELALTEAESQNSELEVCVGTFLSGNPSEGSLDVVLKLLRNIAREPENVKFRKIRMSNPKIKEAVAEVTGGIELLSFLGFELREENGDTWAVMEVPTEEQIKVIKKALVLLEPPLVEQPSKRDNLVTSTSAEKDVKAEPKKVDRQVKVFFAVPESVAAKIELPDSFYKLSAEEVRREAELRRKKLEESQLLIPKSLREKQAKAARRRYTKTIIRIQFPDGVVLQGVFSPWEPTTALYEFVSSALKEQALEFELMHPVVIKRRVIPHFPKAGENAKTIEEEDLVPSALIKFKPLETDSVVFTGLRNELLEISEPLVNS; encoded by the exons ATGGGTGACATGAAAGACAAAGTCAAGGGGTTCATGAAGAAAGTCAACAACCCCTTCACCTCTTCATCATCTGGCAAATTCAAGGGTCAAGGTAGGGTTTTGggatcttcatcatcatcttcttcttcttctgcaccCATCAATCCCAATCGCAATCCCACTCCTCGCCTCACTCCCACCCAGAACCCTAATCCCAATTCCAAACCCCGTCCAGCTTCAACTACCAATCACGAACCCTCGCCGCAGAAAACCAATCGCAATCCGGGTGACGGGTTTGACCCGTTTGATTCCCTCGTCACTTCATCCAACAGATCGCAAAATGGGTACTCGCTGAACGTGTATGAATGCCCCATTTGTAAACAACCGTTCCGATCCGAAGAGGAAGTTTCTGAGCATGTTGATACTTGTTTGAGCACCCCAGCTGAGGGTGATTGTGAAAAGGGTGTCTCAGAATTGGCATTGACTGAAGCTGAGTCTCAAAACAGTGAATTGGAGGTTTGTGTTGGCACTTTCCTTTCAGGGAACCCATCTGAGGGGTCACTTGATGTTGTTCTTAAATTGCTGAGGAATATTGCTAGGGAACCTGAGAATGTTAAGTTTAGGAAGATTAGGATGAGCAATCCAAAGATCAAAGAGGCTGTTGCTGAGGTTACAGGGGGTATTGAGTTGCTGAGCTTTCTAGGATTTGAGCTGAGGGAGGAGAATGGGGATACATGGGCAGTGATGGAGGTTCCTACAGAGGAGCAAATAAAAGTGATTAAGAAAGCTCTAGTGTTGCTGGAACCACCACTGGTGGAACAACCTTCAAAGAGGGACAATTTGGTGACTTCAACTTCTGCTGAGAAAGATGTTAAGGCTGAACCAAAGAAGGTTGACAGACAG GTGAAGGTCTTCTTTGCTGTCCCTGAAAGCGTTGCAGCTAAAATTGAGCTACCAGATTCCTTCTATAAACTTTCAGCTGAAGAGGTAAGAAGAGAAGCTGAATTAAGGAGAAAAAAGCTTGAAGAGTCCCAGCTTTTAATCCCTAAGTCACTTAGAGAAAAGCAAGCTAAAGCTGCCAGGAGGAGATACACAAAAACTATTATTCGGATTCAGTTTCCGGATGGAGTTGTACTTCAAGGTGTATTTTCTCCATGGGAACCAACCACTGCTCTCTATGAG TTTGTGAGCTCCGCATTAAAAGAACAAGCTTTGGAGTTTGAGCTAATGCATCCTGTGGTTATCAAACGGAGGGTGATCCCTCATTTTCCTAAAGCAGGGGAAAATGCTAAAACAATAGAGGAAGAGGACCTGGTACCTTCTGCTCTAATCAAGTTCAAGCCCCTGGAAACAGATTCTGTGGTTTTCACCGGTCTCAGAAATGAATTGCTTGAAATCAGTGAACCACTTGTAAATAGTTAA
- the LOC130715255 gene encoding uncharacterized protein LOC130715255: protein MALEWVVLGYAAAAEAIMVLLLTIPGLDGLRKGLVAVTRNLLKPFLSVVPFCLFLLMDIYWKYETRPSCDGDSCTPTEHLRHQKSIMKSQRNALLIASALLFYWLLYSVTNLVVRIEHLNQRLERLKNRD, encoded by the coding sequence ATGGCGCTAGAGTGGGTTGTTCTCGGTTACGCTGCCGCCGCGGAGGCGATAATGGTGCTGCTGCTCACGATCCCCGGCCTCGACGGTCTCCGGAAGGGCCTCGTCGCGGTCACCAGGAACCTCCTCAAGCCGTTCCTGTCGGTGGTGCCGTTCTGTCTCTTCCTCCTGATGGACATTTACTGGAAGTACGAGACGCGGCCAAGCTGCGACGGTGATTCCTGCACTCCGACGGAGCACCTCCGTCACCAGAAATCCATCATGAAGAGCCAGCGCAACGCGCTCCTCATCGCTTCCGCGCTCCTCTTCTACTGGCTTCTCTACTCCGTCACCAACCTCGTTGTCAGGATCGAGCACCTCAACCAGCGCCTCGAACGCCTCAAGAATCGCGACTGA
- the LOC130714808 gene encoding plasmodesmata-located protein 6 codes for MVLLLRLLFILTLSAITTPSTSSSIDTFIFGGCSQPKNTPVSDPVYETGVNSLLTSLVNSASFTNYNNFTVPATAGSGDTLYGLYQCRGDLNNDQCYHCVARAVSQLGTLCSAVRGGALQLEGCFVKYDNVKFLGVEDKTMVVKKCGPSIGLTSDALTRRDAVLAYLQTSDGVYRTWRISAYGDFQGAAQCTGDLSPSECQDCLSESIQRLKTECGASTWGEMYLAKCYARYSEGGDHSRHSDDDSNHNDDEIEKTLAILIGLIAGVALIIVFLSFLSKVCEKQRGGKS; via the exons atggttcttcttcttcgtctCCTCTTCATTCTCACACTCTCAGCCATCACAACCCCTTCAACTTCATCATCAATAGACACTTTCATCTTCGGCGGTTGCTCTCAGCCCAAGAACACGCCGGTTTCCGACCCCGTCTACGAAACCGGTGTCAACTCGCTCCTCACCTCCCTCGTCAACTCAGCCTCCTTCACCAACTACAACAACTTCACCGTCCCGGCCACCGCCGGCTCCGGCGACACCCTCTACGGCCTCTACCAGTGCCGTGGGGACCTCAACAACGACCAGTGCTACCACTGCGTGGCGCGCGCGGTAAGCCAACTCGGCACCCTCTGCTCCGCCGTGCGCGGCGGCGCGTTGCAGCTGGAGGGGTGTTTCGTCAAGTACGACAACGTTAAGTTTCTTGGGGTGGAGGACAAGACTATGGTTGTGAAGAAATGTGGACCGTCGATTGGGTTGACTTCTGATGCGTTGACCCGGAGGGATGCTGTGCTGGCGTATTTACAGACGTCGGATGGGGTTTACAGGACGTGGAGGATCAGCGCCTATGGGGATTTTCAGGGTGCGGCGCAGTGCACCGGGGATTTGAGTCCCTCCGAGTGCCAGGATTGTCTCTCTGAGTCGATCCAACGGTTGAAAACTGAGTGTGGGGCCTCCACATGGGGGGAGATGTACTTGGCAAAGTGCTACGCGCGCTACTCCGAAGGTGGGGATCACTCGCGCCACAGTGACG ATGATAGCAATCACAATGACGATGAGATTGAGAAGACACTGGCCATATTAATTGGACTAATTGCTGGGGTTGCTCTAATCATcgtttttctttccttcttgtCCAAGGTGTGCGAAAAGCAGAGAG GTGGAAAATCATGA
- the LOC130715030 gene encoding ubiquitin-conjugating enzyme E2 variant 1B, which yields MGSEGSSVVVPRSFRLLEELERGEKGIGDGTVSYGMDDADDIYMQSWTGTIIGPPGTVHEGRIYQLKLFCGKDYPDNPPSVRFQTRINMTCVNQETGAVDPHSFPMLANWQRECTMEDILMQLKKEMMSPQNRKLAQPAEGNEDGRIEQKGLVLRCCVM from the exons TTCCTAGGAGTTTCAGATTATTGGAAGAGCTTGAGCGAGGTGAGAAGGGAATTGGAGATGGAACTGTAAGCTATGGAATGGACGACGCTGATGATATATACATGCAGTCATGGACTGGAACAATTATCGGCCCCCCTGGT ACTGTTCATGAAGGTCGTATCTATCAGTTGAAACTGTTTTGTGGCAAGGACTATCCAGATAATCCACCATCAGTTAGATTTCAGACAAGGATTAACATGACTTGTGTCAACCAAGAAACTGGAGCT GTTGATCCACATTCATTTCCCATGCTTGCTAATTGGCAAAGAGAGTGTACAATGGAAGACATTTTGATGCAATTGAAGAAAGAAATGATGTCTCCACAAAACCGGAAGCTAGCCCAACCAGCTGAAG GCAACGAAGATGGCAGGATTGAACAAAAGGGGCTGGTCCTGAGATGTTGTGTCATGTAA
- the LOC130714200 gene encoding protein TIFY 6B-like isoform X1, with protein MERDFMGLSSKEPLSVIKEEIKNDGWIDSGFTKGSVAQWPFTNKVSAFPHVMSFKVSQDERTKRMVSEPQKSLNLNEQGGIHFSLAPHPVQHDGKMFSVSNQAISAPLGNPFQKNHFAAAGQNMNGANVKLPLLGGKPVTAPHSSLPTIGAVAGMSESCNSLKTSAPSAPLTIFYAGTVNVFDDISAEKAQAIMLLAAGNVLFGASSTAQQKVQAPSSKLAGGDVCPPANTPPCSGLSSPLSVSSPTGAHSGSGSTSTDEFLAAKTTGVPTAPVSIVEPRKAVTAATMLTSAVPQARKASLARFLEKRKERAMNAAPYNNLKKSEECANA; from the exons ATGGAGAGAGATTTCATGGGTCTGAGCTCCAAAGAACCACTCTCTgtcatcaaggaagaaatcaaaAATGATGGGTGGATAGACTCAg GTTTCACGAAGGGTTCGGTTGCACAATGGCCCTTCACGAACAAAGTGTCTGCTTTTCCCCATGTGATGTCTTTCAAGGTTTCTCAAGATGAAAGGACTAAAAGGATGGTGTCTGAACCCCAG AAATCTCTCAATCTCAACGAGCAAGGCGGCATTCATTTTTCACTGGCGCCGCATCCGGTACAACATGATGGgaagatgttttcagtttccaATCAAGCAATTTCTGCCCCCTTGGGAAACCCATTCCAGAAGAATCATTTTGCCGCTGCTGGTCAGAATATGAACGGTGCTAATGTAAAACTGCCACTTCTCGGGGGAAAACCTGTTACCGCACCTCATTCATCTCTTCCCACCATTGGTGCTGTTGCTGGAATGTCTGAATCATG TAACAGTCTGAAAACATCTGCGCCTTCTGCCCCACTTACCATCTTCTATGCGGGTACTGTCAATGTCTTTGATGATATCTCTGCCGAGAAG GCACAAGCAATCATGTTGTTGGCGGCTGGCAATGTCTTATTCGGGGCTTCTAGCACGGCACAGCAAAAAGTTCAGGCACCGAGCTCTAAGTTGGCTGGTGGTGATGTCTGTCCGCCTGCAAATACACCACCCTGCTCTGGTCTTTCAAGTCCTTTGTCTGTTTCGTCCCCTACCGGTGCACATTCAGGGAGTGGCTCAACTAGCACTGATGAATTTCTGGCAGCGAAAACAACTGGAGTTCCTACTGCTCCTGTTAGCATTGTGGAGCCGCGAAAAGCAGTCACCGCGGCCACTATGTTAACATCAG CGGTGCCTCAAGCTCGGAAAGCATCCTTGGCTCGATTTTTAGAAAAGCGCAAGGAAAG GGCGATGAATGCAGCACCATACAATAACCTCAAGAAGTCTGAGGAGTGTGCCAATGCATAA
- the LOC130714200 gene encoding protein TIFY 6B-like isoform X2 yields MERDFMGLSSKEPLSVIKEEIKNDGWIDSGFTKGSVAQWPFTNKVSAFPHVMSFKVSQDERTKRMVSEPQKSLNLNEQGGIHFSLAPHPVQHDGKMFSVSNQAISAPLGNPFQKNHFAAAGQNMNGANVKLPLLGGKPVTAPHSSLPTIGAVAGMSESCLKTSAPSAPLTIFYAGTVNVFDDISAEKAQAIMLLAAGNVLFGASSTAQQKVQAPSSKLAGGDVCPPANTPPCSGLSSPLSVSSPTGAHSGSGSTSTDEFLAAKTTGVPTAPVSIVEPRKAVTAATMLTSAVPQARKASLARFLEKRKERAMNAAPYNNLKKSEECANA; encoded by the exons ATGGAGAGAGATTTCATGGGTCTGAGCTCCAAAGAACCACTCTCTgtcatcaaggaagaaatcaaaAATGATGGGTGGATAGACTCAg GTTTCACGAAGGGTTCGGTTGCACAATGGCCCTTCACGAACAAAGTGTCTGCTTTTCCCCATGTGATGTCTTTCAAGGTTTCTCAAGATGAAAGGACTAAAAGGATGGTGTCTGAACCCCAG AAATCTCTCAATCTCAACGAGCAAGGCGGCATTCATTTTTCACTGGCGCCGCATCCGGTACAACATGATGGgaagatgttttcagtttccaATCAAGCAATTTCTGCCCCCTTGGGAAACCCATTCCAGAAGAATCATTTTGCCGCTGCTGGTCAGAATATGAACGGTGCTAATGTAAAACTGCCACTTCTCGGGGGAAAACCTGTTACCGCACCTCATTCATCTCTTCCCACCATTGGTGCTGTTGCTGGAATGTCTGAATCATG TCTGAAAACATCTGCGCCTTCTGCCCCACTTACCATCTTCTATGCGGGTACTGTCAATGTCTTTGATGATATCTCTGCCGAGAAG GCACAAGCAATCATGTTGTTGGCGGCTGGCAATGTCTTATTCGGGGCTTCTAGCACGGCACAGCAAAAAGTTCAGGCACCGAGCTCTAAGTTGGCTGGTGGTGATGTCTGTCCGCCTGCAAATACACCACCCTGCTCTGGTCTTTCAAGTCCTTTGTCTGTTTCGTCCCCTACCGGTGCACATTCAGGGAGTGGCTCAACTAGCACTGATGAATTTCTGGCAGCGAAAACAACTGGAGTTCCTACTGCTCCTGTTAGCATTGTGGAGCCGCGAAAAGCAGTCACCGCGGCCACTATGTTAACATCAG CGGTGCCTCAAGCTCGGAAAGCATCCTTGGCTCGATTTTTAGAAAAGCGCAAGGAAAG GGCGATGAATGCAGCACCATACAATAACCTCAAGAAGTCTGAGGAGTGTGCCAATGCATAA